The following coding sequences are from one Anguilla anguilla isolate fAngAng1 chromosome 12, fAngAng1.pri, whole genome shotgun sequence window:
- the tp53i13 gene encoding tumor protein p53-inducible protein 13 isoform X1, whose translation MSDQRFLNVTLKILFTSMNSAGWIQRARQMLKQLLLFLSLFLCGVDASIWQHCDNGKLWLEKDLPLSAVYQCAGISWSESTQKLPSIDTKYPLQPATSVCMQTPITYNHTIPSSGAHRPVGAVSGEYLYCPPQRWLHNLQNGATVFLYHPCASMSERVRLSVLARSCLSHYIITPHYELGAKRPFAMVSWGHALELSHVTESDVCNWLEVNAAHSFESRKLQSHKYSLYLTRPAGVPQLMHSGEGGAQKPLAMGEQQQSLKQCCVEALSRLWEEGSEMDWNRWKKKRRRAIFSQGEGQREKLEDTYKGSVNNDVASQSLPHNLNTMGPEQAQKHRTLHRPRRDTQTRGTAGEAVTTRGGMNKELKQREGRVVENIPEDDVGGQRKDEKELQKTHNKERDSQTLGAVEDRGESPGERGVRSEKQEKREASREQRYGGDTNTESELHRINGHPRPRQQTQHLKGHLDRSQTEQQGGPKCCGCTETEVPAENAVLGQRLPTPRTNEAVWAAAALGFLLVLLTLSVLHTRLYRHWRTMPSLYWYHPQHDYDSVADVVRRRLKMSGGKKRRAPQSRRPECVLLPSSSTEEESD comes from the exons ATGTCTGATCAGCGATTTTTAAACGttactttaaaaatacttttcactTCGATGAATTCGGCTGGCTGGATACAAAGGGCTCGTCAGATGTTGAAGCAGCTCTTGCTGTTTCTCTCACTGTTTTTATGCGGGGTGGACGCTTCGATATGGCAGCACTGCGATAATGGAAAG CTTTGGCTTGAGAAAGACCTGCCACTCTCCGCTGTGTACCAGTGTGCCGGGATATCCTGGTCAGAGTCCACCCAG AAACTCCCCAGCATTGATACCAAGTATCCCTTACAG CCAGCCACGTCTGTCTGCATGCAGACCCCCATCACATACAACCACACCATCCCCAGCAG tGGTGCTCATAGACCAGTGGGGGCGGTGAGTGGGGAGTACCTGTACTGTCCGCCCCAGCGTTGGCTACACAATCTGCAG aatGGGGCAACAGTATTCCTCTATCACCCATGTGCCTCTATGTCAGAgcgtgtccgtctgtctgtccttgcACGCTCCTGTCTATCCCATTACATCATCACTCCACACTATGAACTTGGTGCAAAGAGG CCATTTGCCATGGTCTCGTGGGGTCATGCTCTGGAGCTGTCCCATGTGACCGAATCGGACGTGTGCAATTGGCTGGAAGTGAACGCAGCCCACAGCTTTGAGAGCAGGAAGCTTCAAAGCCACAAGTACAGTCTGTACCTGACACGGCCGGCAGGTGTCCCCCAGCTGATGCACTCTGGGGAGGGAGGCGCACAGAAACCTCTGGCTATGGGGGAACAGCAACAG TCTCTGAAACAGTGCTGTGTGGAAGCTCTCTCCCGGCTCTGGGAAGAAGGTTCTGAGATGGACTGGAACAGatggaagaaaaagagaaggagagcaaTCTTCAGCCAgggggaaggacagagagagaaattggaGGACACGTATAAAGGCAGTGTAAATAATGACGTGGCGTCTCAGTCCTTACCACACAACCTGAACACAATGGGACCTGAACAAGCACAGAAGCACAGGACTCTCCATCGGCCACGGAgggacacacaaacaagagGGACAGCAGGTGAGGCCGTGACAACGAGGGGAGGAATGAACAAAGAGTTAaaacagagagaaggaagagtgGTAGAGAACATCCCAGAGGATGACGTGGGGGGGCAGCGGAAGGATGAGAAAGAACTCCAAAAGACTCACAACAAGGAAAGAGACTCCCAAACACTTGGGGCAGTAGAGGACAGGGGGGAGAGTCCTGGGGAAAGAGGGGTGAGAAGTGAAAAGCAGGAGAAGAGGGAAGCATCCAGGGAGCAGCGATATGGAGGAGACACCAACACCGAGTCTGAGCTCCACAGGATAAATGGGCATCCCAGGCCCAGACAGCAGACACAGCACCTAAAGGGCCACCTGGACAGAAGTCAAACAGAGCAGCAGGGCGGTCCCAAGTGCTGTGGGTGCACAGAGACTGAGGTGCCAGCAGAGAACGCTGTGCTGGGACAGAGGCTGCCCACGCCGCGCACCAATGAAGCGGTTTGGGCAGCTGCGGCTCTGGGCttcctgctggtgctgctgacCCTATCAGTACTGCACACCCGGCTGTACCGACACTGGCGAACCATGCCCAGCCTCTACTGGTACCACCCGCAGCATGACTACGACAGCGTGGCAG ACGTGGTGCGAAGGAGGCTGAAGATGTCCGGAGGGAAGAAGAGGAGAGCGCCACAGAGCCGAAGGCCAGAGTGTGTGCTCCTTCCCAGCTCCAGCACAGAGGAGGAGTCGGACTGA
- the tp53i13 gene encoding tumor protein p53-inducible protein 13 isoform X2: MQTPITYNHTIPSSGAHRPVGAVSGEYLYCPPQRWLHNLQNGATVFLYHPCASMSERVRLSVLARSCLSHYIITPHYELGAKRPFAMVSWGHALELSHVTESDVCNWLEVNAAHSFESRKLQSHKYSLYLTRPAGVPQLMHSGEGGAQKPLAMGEQQQSLKQCCVEALSRLWEEGSEMDWNRWKKKRRRAIFSQGEGQREKLEDTYKGSVNNDVASQSLPHNLNTMGPEQAQKHRTLHRPRRDTQTRGTAGEAVTTRGGMNKELKQREGRVVENIPEDDVGGQRKDEKELQKTHNKERDSQTLGAVEDRGESPGERGVRSEKQEKREASREQRYGGDTNTESELHRINGHPRPRQQTQHLKGHLDRSQTEQQGGPKCCGCTETEVPAENAVLGQRLPTPRTNEAVWAAAALGFLLVLLTLSVLHTRLYRHWRTMPSLYWYHPQHDYDSVADVVRRRLKMSGGKKRRAPQSRRPECVLLPSSSTEEESD, encoded by the exons ATGCAGACCCCCATCACATACAACCACACCATCCCCAGCAG tGGTGCTCATAGACCAGTGGGGGCGGTGAGTGGGGAGTACCTGTACTGTCCGCCCCAGCGTTGGCTACACAATCTGCAG aatGGGGCAACAGTATTCCTCTATCACCCATGTGCCTCTATGTCAGAgcgtgtccgtctgtctgtccttgcACGCTCCTGTCTATCCCATTACATCATCACTCCACACTATGAACTTGGTGCAAAGAGG CCATTTGCCATGGTCTCGTGGGGTCATGCTCTGGAGCTGTCCCATGTGACCGAATCGGACGTGTGCAATTGGCTGGAAGTGAACGCAGCCCACAGCTTTGAGAGCAGGAAGCTTCAAAGCCACAAGTACAGTCTGTACCTGACACGGCCGGCAGGTGTCCCCCAGCTGATGCACTCTGGGGAGGGAGGCGCACAGAAACCTCTGGCTATGGGGGAACAGCAACAG TCTCTGAAACAGTGCTGTGTGGAAGCTCTCTCCCGGCTCTGGGAAGAAGGTTCTGAGATGGACTGGAACAGatggaagaaaaagagaaggagagcaaTCTTCAGCCAgggggaaggacagagagagaaattggaGGACACGTATAAAGGCAGTGTAAATAATGACGTGGCGTCTCAGTCCTTACCACACAACCTGAACACAATGGGACCTGAACAAGCACAGAAGCACAGGACTCTCCATCGGCCACGGAgggacacacaaacaagagGGACAGCAGGTGAGGCCGTGACAACGAGGGGAGGAATGAACAAAGAGTTAaaacagagagaaggaagagtgGTAGAGAACATCCCAGAGGATGACGTGGGGGGGCAGCGGAAGGATGAGAAAGAACTCCAAAAGACTCACAACAAGGAAAGAGACTCCCAAACACTTGGGGCAGTAGAGGACAGGGGGGAGAGTCCTGGGGAAAGAGGGGTGAGAAGTGAAAAGCAGGAGAAGAGGGAAGCATCCAGGGAGCAGCGATATGGAGGAGACACCAACACCGAGTCTGAGCTCCACAGGATAAATGGGCATCCCAGGCCCAGACAGCAGACACAGCACCTAAAGGGCCACCTGGACAGAAGTCAAACAGAGCAGCAGGGCGGTCCCAAGTGCTGTGGGTGCACAGAGACTGAGGTGCCAGCAGAGAACGCTGTGCTGGGACAGAGGCTGCCCACGCCGCGCACCAATGAAGCGGTTTGGGCAGCTGCGGCTCTGGGCttcctgctggtgctgctgacCCTATCAGTACTGCACACCCGGCTGTACCGACACTGGCGAACCATGCCCAGCCTCTACTGGTACCACCCGCAGCATGACTACGACAGCGTGGCAG ACGTGGTGCGAAGGAGGCTGAAGATGTCCGGAGGGAAGAAGAGGAGAGCGCCACAGAGCCGAAGGCCAGAGTGTGTGCTCCTTCCCAGCTCCAGCACAGAGGAGGAGTCGGACTGA